The Syntrophorhabdaceae bacterium genome has a window encoding:
- the cysS gene encoding cysteine--tRNA ligase, translating to MGLKVYNTISGKKEDFQPVDEGKVRFYACGVTVYGHCHIGHARSAVVFDTLYRYLRTKGYDVTYVRNFTDIDDKIIRKSLEEKIPWREVGEKYIRSFYEDMDALHILRPTHEPRATEHIDEMIMLVETLLKKGHAYQAGGDVYFSIESFKGYGQLSKRPLDEMIAGARVEIDDKKRNPLDFALWKSSKPDEPAWDAPFGSGRPGWHIECSAMSTKYLGNPFDIHGGGKDLIFPH from the coding sequence ATGGGTCTCAAGGTTTATAACACCATCTCGGGGAAAAAAGAGGACTTTCAACCGGTAGACGAAGGGAAGGTAAGGTTCTACGCCTGTGGCGTGACGGTCTACGGCCATTGTCATATCGGCCATGCGAGAAGCGCTGTCGTCTTCGATACCCTCTACCGGTACCTCAGAACGAAGGGATACGATGTTACCTATGTGAGGAACTTCACCGACATCGACGATAAGATCATCCGGAAATCCCTGGAAGAGAAGATCCCCTGGAGAGAAGTCGGGGAAAAATACATACGTTCTTTCTATGAAGACATGGACGCCCTCCATATCCTTCGCCCGACCCATGAGCCGCGGGCAACGGAACACATAGACGAGATGATTATGCTTGTCGAGACGCTCCTCAAGAAGGGTCATGCATATCAGGCCGGCGGCGATGTCTATTTCTCTATTGAGAGCTTCAAAGGATACGGACAATTATCAAAAAGACCGCTCGACGAGATGATCGCAGGGGCGCGGGTCGAGATCGATGATAAAAAGAGGAACCCCCTCGATTTTGCGTTGTGGAAGTCGTCAAAACCCGATGAACCGGCATGGGACGCGCCCTTCGGAAGCGGAAGACCCGGCTGGCATATCGAATGTTCTGCTATGAGCACAAAATACCTCGGCAATCCTTTTGACATCCACGGCGGCGGCAAGGATCTTATATTCCCCCACC